ATCTTCTGGTATTATACCTCAACGCTTTGTGCTTTCATGGCACACTTCCCTTCACAGAGCACACATCCACGATATCAAACCTGGACAGGACAGAAGAATATTTGACACTGACAGAGGTTCGTAGTCACCCATTAATTTTTTGCTAGCAAATTAGTCTTTCACGGACAAGATACCGTGGTATTATGGAATCAACTGAACACAGATATCCTGATAACATTCGTAAGAAAATGACGGAGAGAATCATTGCTGGCCTATTGAGAGGGTAAGAATCTGACAGACACATTTCTGGATTTTTCTGCGATAGACTAGCCTGGCTGTGGGAGACAAGATCATGGCTATTTATCTACATAAGGACATTATGATCTGGCTGGGTGGATAATAAGACACGTCAAAAAACCTGCTTGGAAGACTGGGGTCAGAGGGTAGTTGTTAATGGGTGATATTGTGCCGGGAGGCTGGTGACAAGTGGAACACCTCAGGGACGCATCTTGGGACCTGTTGTGTACAACACCTTTATCAATGAACGAGAGGTGGTTCACTTTTCTCAAGGCTACTGATGACACCATGCCGCAGGGACCAGTCAGTATACTTGAGGACAGGTttactggttttgcctgggatagagttaattttcttcacagtagcttgtatggtgctatgttttggactTGTGATCAAAACTGTCGGTAGCACAGGGATGTTtgagctattgctgaacagtgcttgcgcGGCATCAaagcctttttctgtttctcactctgtccCTCCCGCAACATGTAGGCTGGGCTGGGGTGCAGAAGACGTTGGGAGGGGGGACAGCCAGGACAGCTTACCCCCAGTGACCACAGGGATATCCCATACCCTATGACACCACGCTCAGTAATAAAAGCTGGcggcaggaggaaggagggccATTCAGTGTCGccgtgtttgtcttcccaagtaaccattacacgtgatgaagccctgctttcctggaaatgacTAAAcgtctgcctgctgatgggaagtagtgaataaaatcctttgcttgtgtgcacagctgtGCTTTACCAACCTGTCATGCCCCACTCAGAAAAGAGAGGAGGCAAGTGACTCAGATTCGCAAACCCGCAGCAGCGCGGGCTAAGGTGAGACAactctcaaggtccatatacaaacatttattaaattCCCATAGTGATTAATATATGTCTTGACTAAGTCTAACtaatgataattggttaggtatacaAGAATTTATGGCGAGTGGTACTTAACAACAGATATACCATGAATTATGGCGAGTGGTAAGGTATGCCTTGCATTACATACTTaacaactttaaaagaaaagagaaaagaaagagaaccaGAAGGatagagaaggagggagagagcgaGACAGAGAGATAaggagatcaccggtcctggttccagggCTGTTCCTGCCAATGGCGGGGTAAAAGCACTCTTCTGTGTATCCCCCAgtggcacttattttccccttttatgttcaCCACTACGGGGCAGTTTCAGCTCAGGTTTCTGCTTCCcccccaggtgacatgtagcatgatttgggtggagaaacgagtgctgtagtcatatatgtttagcatgatttCGATAActttcattagcatatacaggggtgtcaactttaatatgcatttcacgaataatgaggcaaaggtcattCATCGGGCACAGTagccttttgaagaaacaaagcaCTACAGAAACAACAAACTACACAGATCCCTGTTATATTGTCCTTGCCTAAAAGCAAGGGCTTGTCctaaaagcagggctgtcctgtcACACCTCTGGGCCCATCCTGCGCTCTCAGGCCTCCCCATGAGTCATACAAGAGATAAGCAGGttttagccttatcagttcttcgAGCAGAAGGCCTGCATTGTCCAGACTCCACATTATCCATCTAGACTTGCTAGTGTTTGAGACATTCCTCAGGAAGGCTCAagggcctcctccccctccccttcatCTCTCACCATCTGTTTCATgcttccctccagctgcttctctcaGTCTTTGTTTAGGGGAAATTACGAGTCTCTTACACAACCCACGAGCTTTtacacttttacccttccaattctctcccacatcccaccagcggagagtgagcaagtggctgtgtggggctgaacTGCCTgccggggttaaaccacaacaacaggACTGTCAGTCATTAGGATCTAGACAAACTGGAACAATGGGCCAACAGGAGCCTCAtgaattcaacaaggacaaatggaaagtcaTGCACTACAGGGGGAAGAACACCCATGCAGTGATACATGTTGGGGACTGAGTGGCTGCAGAACATGTCAGATGAAAGGCCCCGAAGTTCCTAGCAGTCATTAAGATCATAGGGCCAGGTTCTTCACAACGGGCAAGGCACAACAGGCATAAGTTGAAGCAAAGTGGTTCAGGCTGGCTACAAGGGAGAAGTTTTTCATGACAAGGACAGTCAAGCAGGGGTTGCTCAGAGTGGCCATCTCCATCCTGGGAGGTTCTCAAGACTGGACTGGAAAAGCTCTGGGCAATCTGCTCTGATGTCCTAGGCAGAGATCAGGTACTTCTAGTGTGGTATTGGACTAGAGACCGTCTGAGGTGCCTTTCAACCCGAACTATcctataaataaatgtataataCATAAATTTGCTTTATATATCACCTAGGAGAAGATACCTTTTGCCTAACAGCAGTTACTTATGAGCCAGAAGTGTAGTCTCAGTTGAACACTTCAGATCCCTCTTATAGTCAGTACAGAAGGATAAGAATATCTGTCATGCGTTTCATGTCACCCTCACAGATGAGTCAAGCTCAGAAAGGTGTATCTTCCTCAATGACAACTTAAAGAACCAATAAAATCTCAGATCATGATATATCTTACAGAGCATGAAAGAAAATTAGGTCTTTACAACAAAGCCAGTCACCAGCGTTTCTGTTATAATcaacagaaagaaacagtaatttcTGTAAGGCAATTCAATTTACCTGTTTTGGACCATGGTGTACCTTGGTGATTAGCCCCAATGCAGAAGTTAACAGATCCTACACAACTAAAAGCAAGGATCTGCTTTGGAGCATGATCCCTTGCTCCCCGTCCTGGTGTACAGTCACTCATGTCTACCCGTGCTGACGGCTAACCTCCTAATGTTGTGTCCACGCTGCATAGCTCTTGGCCCAAGTGTCATTTAGGCACTGTGTGATATTTCTGCTTCTCAGGCATAATGCTTCTGCCTGtacttatttttcattcaaaatgctgaaaagaaaatgaatggtaGACTGCAGCCCATCAAAGTACCGTTTTTATATATAATCTGATGCTGAGGATGTGTGTGTCATTCCCAAGGCCATGCCAGGGGGTTTTGTGCAGGTGTTGGAGGGCAAATGACTGATGAAGTAGTTGTGAAAGACTGGTTTTAGTGAAAAGAGTGAAATCTGGCCTGATGTCATCCACTCTGCTAACTCATAAGTAGTTCTTTAAGTGAGCTATTTGTAGAATCACACCCAGATTTCATTTCAGAGGATAATATTTCATTCTTTCTATCTATCAGGGCAATCAAAAACGGACTAGCATTTTTGTGATTTCAATGGCTATAATACAATAACCTCAGAGAAACCCCGGGGTTAAGTTATTTAGCAATGGAGACGCACCCAAAGTCTAAGCTGGTTTCTCTGTATGCACCGGAGTTGGTCTCCTCACCTAGCTATCATGAATCCTGATTTAGATGACTTCTCATAGTGTTAAATTATTGTAAAGTAACAATAAAATGTGGTTTGGGGatacattttcttcataaaaggcAAATACACTTTTTGTCAAGGCATTAGTTTCACATGCCCCGAGTGAAGTATAAGAAAAACGGAATGGCGTTTAATCTGAATCAGTGAATTCAGAAAACTGACCAGGCAAACCAAGACAGAAATCTACAAGGAAGGaaacatataaatattttgtaaatttaaaattaaatattagccTTTGAATGTTCATGTGTATTTGTGTCTGTGCACTAACAAGAAGAAAAGGGCAATTCAGATAGTAATTATAATAGTAACGAAAAGTAAATGAAATGGTGTgcaaagaaagaagggaagaggaaaaagaagaaaaagaggaaagtaaaACATTGTATAGTCTGGGAGACATTTCAGTTTACAGTAATAACTGTTCTGTAGTCAAAATACAACAAAGAACCTGAACATCAACAACAGTCAGTCTTGAAGTGTTCCCAGCTACAAAGAATGAAGACGATGGTGTCTGATGACAACTTGTCCCAGGGCCTTCTTGAATGCCTTGTTTCTCAAGCTGTAGATCACTGGGTTCAGGAGGGGTGTGACCACTGTGTAGAGCACAGATGCAGCCTTGTTGAGCTCTGAGGACAGGTTGTAGGTGGGACGGACATACATGGAAATCATTGTACCATAGTATATAGTCACTACCATGAGATGTGAGCTGCAGGTGGAGAAGGTAACTCTTTTTCCAGAAGCAGAGGGTATCTTCAGGATGTTGAGAATTATAAGTAGGTATGAGACAAGAGTCAACAGAAAGCAGCTGGAAAGGACCAGGAGAGAGAGGATGAAGATGACAGCTTCTGTGACAGTGGTGTCTGAGCATGAGAGCTTCAACAGTGGAGAGATATCACAGAAAAAGTGATCAATGAGGTTGTAACGGCAGAAATGCAATCTGGAGACCATCAGACAGGGCAGAAAACCAGTAAAACCACCAGTGACCCAGGAGCCCACAGCCAGACAGGTGTAAGACTCAGCAGTCATGGCTACACCATAGTGCAGGGGTTCACAGACCGCAAGGAATCGGTCATATGCCATCGCCGACAAGAGGTAGCACTCAGTGGCTCCCAGGGAAATGAAGTAATAAAGCTGTGCCATGCATCCTGAGAAAGAGATGGTCTTCCTCTGTGCCAGTAGATCGGCCAACATCTTGGGTACAATTGTGGTGGTGTAACAGACTTCTAGGAAAGAGAGGTTCTTGAGAAATTTGTACATGGGCGAATGAAGTTGTGGCTCAAATGTCACCACTGAAATAATAATCATGTTTCCCAGGATGGTGAGAATATAAATAACCAAAAACAGGGTGAATAGCAGGATCTGGCAGCGTGGGTTGCTACTGAAGCCCAGTAGCCTGAATTCCAGTACTGCTGTGACATTTGTCATCTCTTGGAAAGAGCTAGGAATTGTCTGCTAAGGAAATAATCAATATCAGAATATGTTAACTTTCAGGGGTGAAAGCACTATCTATAAAGATTATGGCTCACAAATAAACCTTTGGGAGCAGCATCAAAGTCCCTACCAGtctgtctttcttctctccctccctccctccctatctccgttcctccctctttccctcttccctgcctcccatCTTGCTCTTTCTCCCTCCTGAAATGTAAGTTTTAACATGTATTTCATGAAATTCACATAAACAATTATAGAATGAATTGCAAATAGTCCAGTAGACAGCCACTCTCCATGCTTGCACACAGGGATAAGTGTAAGaaagtatgtaaatatataaaggTATCACTTACACTAATCCATAGTAAAAATGTATACATAAACTTACATGTATATAGCACATGAACTCAGACACAAACACACCAAAGATCTGCTTTTcattgaaagaaatataaaaaattatatacataaTCAACAGTGATTATTGCATTGAAGAATCCCACTTGTTAATAcacatgtgatttttttataaaagtgTAATACTCATTTGCATGGTCCTGAACATACACATACAAGGGCACACGTAAGAACTCTCTCAAAATGCTCTGTCATGGAGGAGTACAAACTTGCACACTGATTCACCATCAATCTTATAATTTCTTGTTAAATACCGTgagtaaaaatataatttctaccCCAAGAATGGAAACCATAGAGAATAATCTGTTACTAGAAATTGATTAAGAGCAATGTAGTTCATAAGAATAAACTCCATTTCCAACATCCATAATAGAGCTGATGCACACAGCAATGGTATCTAGTTACTTACATACGAACCAGTATGCATAATATTGAGTATATGCCCAATTTTTACAGCTCTGTTTTCCAAGCTGTGAGCACACTAGGTAGTGCGAGGTTTCAGTCTGCATTCAGGTCCTTGTCTCGGACTGGATACTTCAGCCACTTACGTTTTTCTGGTTGAGGCGCAGTTAATGTCAGTATCAGAAAAACAGTTACCTGGTGAATTTAATCATCCTTTACTCTGTAGTTTGAGTCTCATTACTAAACTATTGCAGTGACTACAACATCATATTGGATAGAAACCCTTTTAGACTGAACTACCACCTGGTCAGTCTTGACTTTCATAAAAATGGATAAAGATAAAGCCTGAACTGTACCAAGCATTGATTTCAATCGTTGTTGAGGATCTCTGGGGAGTAATCCCATGGGTGGAGACTCACCATGGGGCACCCTAGCAACATGAACTGATGACATATCTGCAAGGAAGAGCTTCTTCATAAGAGAAGAAACTGTCTGGAAAACCTGCATCCAAATTTCACCAAAAAACATTATAGAACTTTCAGCTAACGTCCCCTCCTCCTCTGAGGCTGGCAGAGACAGGAGGTCACTAGCGCAGGCACAAGCTCACACACATTCACAGGTCCCCTTTGCATCGGCATAGCCCCTCTGCTGGCCAGGACCCCTGCCTGGGCACCagccctcttccccaccccatgGGTGCCCCATACACCAGCTGGTCCAGCTTGAAGCACACTGCAAACACCCAGCGCATCCCAATGTCACCCCACACTCCCAGGTCCCGCCAGACCCCTTGGAGCCCAGCCAAGGCTCGAGTCTTGTCTCTTTCATGTTCTAAAAGAAAGCCTCTAATTCCCACTCCAGTGCCTCAGGGAAGGAGATTTCTATCCATCTTTGTGGGGCTCCCCTGTTAAGTCAAGTAATGCAGAGCTCCTTGGCTTACCTTTTCCTCTAGGGTTCCCATTCTCAGGGCAGAAATTGCAGTGTTTGCCCTCCAGCCTGCTCAAGAATACCCCCAAGAGCAGAGGTCCCCACCTGGCTCGTTGATCTGGAGGAAGGATTCTGTGTTCAGTTTCAAGGTGACCTggattcaaaaagaaaaagggacagtCTTCCCCCCGTTTCCTGTCTCTGTGAACAGCACAGCAGGGGTGTCCAAGGTGCTGTGGTAACTAAATGCTTCACAGGGAGATAGGGCCACAGGAAATACACATTTCTCACATCCCTGGTCATGTTGGCGGTGTAAACTCACCCTTGAATAGAGGCACAGTTCATTTCTACAGGAACAATTTCAGGCCAGGAACAGAGCCTCGTACTACTGGCTTCTTCCAGGAGTCAAACAAGAGCACAAGGGAAGCCAGTCTCCTTCGTAGAA
The sequence above is drawn from the Rissa tridactyla isolate bRisTri1 chromosome 9, bRisTri1.patW.cur.20221130, whole genome shotgun sequence genome and encodes:
- the LOC128914732 gene encoding olfactory receptor 11L1-like; the protein is MGTLEEKQTIPSSFQEMTNVTAVLEFRLLGFSSNPRCQILLFTLFLVIYILTILGNMIIISVVTFEPQLHSPMYKFLKNLSFLEVCYTTTIVPKMLADLLAQRKTISFSGCMAQLYYFISLGATECYLLSAMAYDRFLAVCEPLHYGVAMTAESYTCLAVGSWVTGGFTGFLPCLMVSRLHFCRYNLIDHFFCDISPLLKLSCSDTTVTEAVIFILSLLVLSSCFLLTLVSYLLIILNILKIPSASGKRVTFSTCSSHLMVVTIYYGTMISMYVRPTYNLSSELNKAASVLYTVVTPLLNPVIYSLRNKAFKKALGQVVIRHHRLHSL